In Brienomyrus brachyistius isolate T26 chromosome 14, BBRACH_0.4, whole genome shotgun sequence, the following proteins share a genomic window:
- the slc35f4 gene encoding solute carrier family 35 member F4 isoform X2, translating into MKKHSARVAPLSSYSTQVLTCPVSEGEDGSESHAETLASEASGEQGQCQSCAATILKVLSGLLVVVFISSSWVGTTQVVQLTFQSFSCPFFITWFSTNWNILFFPLYYSGHLVTTREKQSPIQKFRECSRIFGEEGLTLKLFVKRTAPFSILWTLTNYLYLLALRKLTATDVSALYCCHKAFVFLLSWIVLKDRFMGVRIVAAIMAITGIVMMAYADGFHGDSIIGVALAVGSASTSALYKVLFKMFLGSSNLGEAAHFFSTLGFFNLVFISCVPLVLYFTKVEHWGSLSTLPWGYLCGVAGLWLAFNILVNVGVVLTYPILISIGTLLSVPGNAAVDVLKHEVIFSVVRLAATCIICLGFLLLLLPEEWDSVTLRFLAAFADKKAEEHGEELTESSVHTRSRSRANGAVSIPLA; encoded by the exons gagagGATGGCTCCGAGTCTCACGCAGAGACGCTGGCCAGCGAGGCTAGTGGGGAGCAGGGGCAGTGCCAGTCGTGTGCGGCTACTATCCTGAAGGTGCTCAGTGGCCTGCTGGTGGTTGTGTTCATCTCCTCCTCTTGGGTGGGCACCACGCAGGTGGTCCAGCTCACCTTCCAGTCCTTCTCCTGCCCATTTTTTATCACGTGGTTCAGCACCAACTGGAACATTCTCTTCTTCCCCCTTTACTATTCTGGCCACCTGGTCACCACACGGGAGAAGCAGTCGCCCATTCAGAAATTCAG GGAGTGTAGCCGCATCTTCGGGGAGGAAGGGCTGACGTTAAAGCTGTTCGTGAAGCGCACGGCACCCTTCTCGATCCTGTGGACCCTCACTAACTACCTGTACCTGCTGGCCCTGCGTAAGCTGACCGCCACTGACGTCTCCGCGCTCTACTGCTGCCACAAGGCCTTCGTGTTCCTGCTGTCCTGGATCGTACTGAAGGACCGCTTCATGGGTGTGCGG ATCGTGGCAGCCATCATGGCCATCACTGGCATCGTCATGATGGCCTATGCCGACGGTTTCCATGGTGACTCCATCATAGGCGTGGCTTTGGCTGTGGGCTCCGCTTCCACATCTGCCCTCTACAAG GTGCTGTTCAAGATGTTTCTGGGCAGCAGTAACCTGGGCGAGGCAGCACACTTCTTCTCCACGCTCGGCTTCTTTAACCTGGTCTTCATATCCTGCGTGCCGCTGGTGCTGTACTTCACTAAGGTGGAGCACTGGGGCTCCCTGTCCACGTTGCCCTGGGGGTACCTCTGCGGGGTGGCGGGACTCTGGCTGG CATTCAACATCCTGGTCAACGTGGGAGTGGTGCTCACCTACCCCATCCTCATCTCCATCGGGACCCTGCTCAGCGTGCCAGGCAATGCAG CCGTGGACGTGCTGAAGCATGAGGTGATATTCAGCGTGGTGCGTCTGGCCGCCACCTGCATCATCTGCCTGGGATTCCTACTGCTGCTGCTTCCTGAGGAGTGGGACTCGGTCACGCTGCGCTTCCTGGCTGCCTTCGCCGACAAGAAGGCCGAGGAGCACGGCGAGGAGCTCACCGAGTCCAGCGTGCACACGCGCAGTCGCAGCCGCGCCAACGGCGCCGTCTCCATCCCGCTGGCATGA
- the slc35f4 gene encoding solute carrier family 35 member F4 isoform X3 yields the protein MGVRIVAAIMAITGIVMMAYADGFHGDSIIGVALAVGSASTSALYKVLFKMFLGSSNLGEAAHFFSTLGFFNLVFISCVPLVLYFTKVEHWGSLSTLPWGYLCGVAGLWLAFNILVNVGVVLTYPILISIGTLLSVPGNAAVDVLKHEVIFSVVRLAATCIICLGFLLLLLPEEWDSVTLRFLAAFADKKAEEHGEELTESSVHTRSRSRANGAVSIPLA from the exons ATGGGTGTGCGG ATCGTGGCAGCCATCATGGCCATCACTGGCATCGTCATGATGGCCTATGCCGACGGTTTCCATGGTGACTCCATCATAGGCGTGGCTTTGGCTGTGGGCTCCGCTTCCACATCTGCCCTCTACAAG GTGCTGTTCAAGATGTTTCTGGGCAGCAGTAACCTGGGCGAGGCAGCACACTTCTTCTCCACGCTCGGCTTCTTTAACCTGGTCTTCATATCCTGCGTGCCGCTGGTGCTGTACTTCACTAAGGTGGAGCACTGGGGCTCCCTGTCCACGTTGCCCTGGGGGTACCTCTGCGGGGTGGCGGGACTCTGGCTGG CATTCAACATCCTGGTCAACGTGGGAGTGGTGCTCACCTACCCCATCCTCATCTCCATCGGGACCCTGCTCAGCGTGCCAGGCAATGCAG CCGTGGACGTGCTGAAGCATGAGGTGATATTCAGCGTGGTGCGTCTGGCCGCCACCTGCATCATCTGCCTGGGATTCCTACTGCTGCTGCTTCCTGAGGAGTGGGACTCGGTCACGCTGCGCTTCCTGGCTGCCTTCGCCGACAAGAAGGCCGAGGAGCACGGCGAGGAGCTCACCGAGTCCAGCGTGCACACGCGCAGTCGCAGCCGCGCCAACGGCGCCGTCTCCATCCCGCTGGCATGA
- the LOC125707712 gene encoding uncharacterized protein LOC125707712 isoform X3, translating to MSAVERRGSQEEEQESNTSSHWIIEPPEELQGSVGRRRITQLPPLRQEVPLTLSPLPTGSVPGCHSSKVGHSIIQSHPPRRTQALQPMMSSAARIPPEGTNEKDKEWRGGAAHRGRYGTGSHSQGEVLEAQVVFGRQVCSQRRAHRRRAQELREQRKAARVVVTGDANTGLDGSLNRPAQLVKRHAERDIFWDGESLDFQYLSESSLEPPAQREAKTHSADLWTFFGDEGEGSREPGKGSAACSLGEVVDPRDAGGTWSPEANQQENQHPPKEAREKSVPWMLEWKVSEGWGLNSKDVSGNRHSTGIGTRPRLEASTQQVDESIWARNSCLPARENRELETGVGVTLRQQGRLNRTRAEVIPSFKDPLDFDI from the exons ATGAG TGCAGTGGAAAGGAGGGGGAGCCAAGAAGAGGAACAAGAAAGCAACACCTCCTCACACTGGATCATAgagcccccagaggagctgcagGGCAGCGTGGGAAGGAGGAGGATCACGCAGCTTCCACCCTTGAGACAGGAAGTCCCTCTGACACTCTCACCGCTTCCTACAG GTTCCGTACCTGGCTGTCACAGTAGTAAAGTGGGCCACAGCATCATTCAGTCCCACCCACCCCGGAGAACACAG GCCCTACAGCCAATGATGTCGTCCGCAGCTAGAATTCCACCCGAGGGAACCAATGAAAAG GACAAAGAATGGAGAGGTGGGGCTGCCCACAGAGGGCGCTATGGCACAGGAAGCCATTCACAG GGAGAAGTTCTGGAGGCACAAGTGGTATTTGGTCGACAGGTCTGCAGCCAGCGACGGGCTCACCGACGACGGGCACAGGAGCTGCGAGAGCAGCGGAAGGCTGCCAGGGTCGTGGTTACAGGCGATG CTAACACAGGCCTGGATGGGAGCTTAAACCGTCCAGCTCAGCTGGTCAAGAGGCATGCTGAGAGGGACATCTTCTGGGACGGGGAGAGCCTGGACTTCCAATACCTTTCAGAGTCAAGTCTGGAGCCCCCTGCACAGAGAGAGGCAAAGACACATTCTGCTGATCTGTGGACCTTCTTTGGAGATGAGGGCGAAGGTTCCAGAGAGCCTGGGAAAGGTAGTGCTGCCTGTTCTCTAGGTGAGGTGGTGGATCCGCGTGATGCTGGAGGAACATGGAGCCCAGAGGCGAACCAGCAGGAGAACCAGCACCCCCCAAAGGAAGCCAGAGAGAAATCTGTGCCCTGGATGCTAGAGTGGAAGGTGAGCGAAGGCTGGGGACTGAACTCTAAGGACGTGTCTGGGAACAGGCACAGCACTGGGATAGGGACGAGGCCAAGGCTAGAGGCTTCTACACAACAAGTGGACGAAAGTATCTGGGCCAGAAACAGCTGCTTGCCTGCTAGGGAAAACCGGGAACTTGAGACTGGTGTGGGAGTAACTCTGAGACAGCAAGGCCGACTCAACAGGACCAGAGCAGAAGTCATTCCGTCATTCAAGGATCCCTTGGACTTTGATATATAA
- the LOC125707712 gene encoding uncharacterized protein LOC125707712 isoform X2, with product MLIAVERRGSQEEEQESNTSSHWIIEPPEELQGSVGRRRITQLPPLRQEVPLTLSPLPTGSVPGCHSSKVGHSIIQSHPPRRTQALQPMMSSAARIPPEGTNEKDKEWRGGAAHRGRYGTGSHSQGEVLEAQVVFGRQVCSQRRAHRRRAQELREQRKAARVVVTGDANTGLDGSLNRPAQLVKRHAERDIFWDGESLDFQYLSESSLEPPAQREAKTHSADLWTFFGDEGEGSREPGKGSAACSLGEVVDPRDAGGTWSPEANQQENQHPPKEAREKSVPWMLEWKVSEGWGLNSKDVSGNRHSTGIGTRPRLEASTQQVDESIWARNSCLPARENRELETGVGVTLRQQGRLNRTRAEVIPSFKDPLDFDI from the exons ATGTTGAT TGCAGTGGAAAGGAGGGGGAGCCAAGAAGAGGAACAAGAAAGCAACACCTCCTCACACTGGATCATAgagcccccagaggagctgcagGGCAGCGTGGGAAGGAGGAGGATCACGCAGCTTCCACCCTTGAGACAGGAAGTCCCTCTGACACTCTCACCGCTTCCTACAG GTTCCGTACCTGGCTGTCACAGTAGTAAAGTGGGCCACAGCATCATTCAGTCCCACCCACCCCGGAGAACACAG GCCCTACAGCCAATGATGTCGTCCGCAGCTAGAATTCCACCCGAGGGAACCAATGAAAAG GACAAAGAATGGAGAGGTGGGGCTGCCCACAGAGGGCGCTATGGCACAGGAAGCCATTCACAG GGAGAAGTTCTGGAGGCACAAGTGGTATTTGGTCGACAGGTCTGCAGCCAGCGACGGGCTCACCGACGACGGGCACAGGAGCTGCGAGAGCAGCGGAAGGCTGCCAGGGTCGTGGTTACAGGCGATG CTAACACAGGCCTGGATGGGAGCTTAAACCGTCCAGCTCAGCTGGTCAAGAGGCATGCTGAGAGGGACATCTTCTGGGACGGGGAGAGCCTGGACTTCCAATACCTTTCAGAGTCAAGTCTGGAGCCCCCTGCACAGAGAGAGGCAAAGACACATTCTGCTGATCTGTGGACCTTCTTTGGAGATGAGGGCGAAGGTTCCAGAGAGCCTGGGAAAGGTAGTGCTGCCTGTTCTCTAGGTGAGGTGGTGGATCCGCGTGATGCTGGAGGAACATGGAGCCCAGAGGCGAACCAGCAGGAGAACCAGCACCCCCCAAAGGAAGCCAGAGAGAAATCTGTGCCCTGGATGCTAGAGTGGAAGGTGAGCGAAGGCTGGGGACTGAACTCTAAGGACGTGTCTGGGAACAGGCACAGCACTGGGATAGGGACGAGGCCAAGGCTAGAGGCTTCTACACAACAAGTGGACGAAAGTATCTGGGCCAGAAACAGCTGCTTGCCTGCTAGGGAAAACCGGGAACTTGAGACTGGTGTGGGAGTAACTCTGAGACAGCAAGGCCGACTCAACAGGACCAGAGCAGAAGTCATTCCGTCATTCAAGGATCCCTTGGACTTTGATATATAA
- the LOC125707712 gene encoding uncharacterized protein LOC125707712 isoform X1 produces MGSHTSRSKLTQVVPSSAVERRGSQEEEQESNTSSHWIIEPPEELQGSVGRRRITQLPPLRQEVPLTLSPLPTGSVPGCHSSKVGHSIIQSHPPRRTQALQPMMSSAARIPPEGTNEKDKEWRGGAAHRGRYGTGSHSQGEVLEAQVVFGRQVCSQRRAHRRRAQELREQRKAARVVVTGDANTGLDGSLNRPAQLVKRHAERDIFWDGESLDFQYLSESSLEPPAQREAKTHSADLWTFFGDEGEGSREPGKGSAACSLGEVVDPRDAGGTWSPEANQQENQHPPKEAREKSVPWMLEWKVSEGWGLNSKDVSGNRHSTGIGTRPRLEASTQQVDESIWARNSCLPARENRELETGVGVTLRQQGRLNRTRAEVIPSFKDPLDFDI; encoded by the exons ATGGGATCCCATACTTCCAGGTCAAAACTGACACAGGTGGTTCCATCCAGTGCAGTGGAAAGGAGGGGGAGCCAAGAAGAGGAACAAGAAAGCAACACCTCCTCACACTGGATCATAgagcccccagaggagctgcagGGCAGCGTGGGAAGGAGGAGGATCACGCAGCTTCCACCCTTGAGACAGGAAGTCCCTCTGACACTCTCACCGCTTCCTACAG GTTCCGTACCTGGCTGTCACAGTAGTAAAGTGGGCCACAGCATCATTCAGTCCCACCCACCCCGGAGAACACAG GCCCTACAGCCAATGATGTCGTCCGCAGCTAGAATTCCACCCGAGGGAACCAATGAAAAG GACAAAGAATGGAGAGGTGGGGCTGCCCACAGAGGGCGCTATGGCACAGGAAGCCATTCACAG GGAGAAGTTCTGGAGGCACAAGTGGTATTTGGTCGACAGGTCTGCAGCCAGCGACGGGCTCACCGACGACGGGCACAGGAGCTGCGAGAGCAGCGGAAGGCTGCCAGGGTCGTGGTTACAGGCGATG CTAACACAGGCCTGGATGGGAGCTTAAACCGTCCAGCTCAGCTGGTCAAGAGGCATGCTGAGAGGGACATCTTCTGGGACGGGGAGAGCCTGGACTTCCAATACCTTTCAGAGTCAAGTCTGGAGCCCCCTGCACAGAGAGAGGCAAAGACACATTCTGCTGATCTGTGGACCTTCTTTGGAGATGAGGGCGAAGGTTCCAGAGAGCCTGGGAAAGGTAGTGCTGCCTGTTCTCTAGGTGAGGTGGTGGATCCGCGTGATGCTGGAGGAACATGGAGCCCAGAGGCGAACCAGCAGGAGAACCAGCACCCCCCAAAGGAAGCCAGAGAGAAATCTGTGCCCTGGATGCTAGAGTGGAAGGTGAGCGAAGGCTGGGGACTGAACTCTAAGGACGTGTCTGGGAACAGGCACAGCACTGGGATAGGGACGAGGCCAAGGCTAGAGGCTTCTACACAACAAGTGGACGAAAGTATCTGGGCCAGAAACAGCTGCTTGCCTGCTAGGGAAAACCGGGAACTTGAGACTGGTGTGGGAGTAACTCTGAGACAGCAAGGCCGACTCAACAGGACCAGAGCAGAAGTCATTCCGTCATTCAAGGATCCCTTGGACTTTGATATATAA
- the naa30 gene encoding N-alpha-acetyltransferase 30: MAEVPPGPSALPVSPAEIIPFPGGVCTVPGGGDGRDCGRGESVKTETGQLQQACEGKGTNKSNQKCPCSHPSAHFHTQAPQQLNGLISTAEDGLLSSQHRSRVQSHLHHPVHRPPDSQRGQSEHSDSAEDARGGAQENCHADTNHGTCPQRSRSFSDNGICGAPAAARTERSPGRPAVEEPGSARCPEDGELSSPVREMAGLCLNSTPERNQEDPAIEYVRYESELQMADIMRLITKDLSEPYSIYTYRYFIHNWPQLCFLAVVQQECVGAIVCKLDMHKKVFRRGYIAMLAVDSKYRRKGIGTNLVKKAIYAMVDGDCDEVVLETEITNKSALKLYENLGFVRDKRLFRYYLNGVDALRLKLWLR; the protein is encoded by the exons atggctgaggtgccGCCTGGGCCTAGCGCACTGCCTGTATCCCCGGCCGAAATTATCCCCTTCCCCGGGGGTGTGTGCACTGTCCCCGGGGGAGGGGACGGACGAGATTGCGGGCGAGGAGAGTCAGTCAAAACGGAGACAGGACAGCTTCAGCAAGCTTGTGAAGGGAAAGGGACGAACAAATCAAACCAGAAATGCCCGTGCTCCCACCCGTCAGCTCATTTTCACACGCAAGCGCCACAGCAGCTCAACGGCTTGATCAGCACCGCCGAGGACGGCCTCCTGTCTAGCCAGCACCGCAGCCGTGTTCAGAGCCACCTTCACCACCCCGTGCACAGACCGCCTGACAGCCAGAGAGGCCAGTCGGAGCACAGTGACAGCGCCGAGGATGCCCGTGGAGGAGCACAGGAGAACTGCCACGCCGATACTAACCATGGGACGTGTCCGCAGCGGAGCCGGTCGTTTTCTGACAACGGAATCTGTGGCGCGCCGGCTGCCGCCAGGACTGAGCGGAGTCCCGGCCGCCCCGCCGTGGAGGAGCCGGGCAGCGCCCGATGCCCAGAGGATGGGGAACTGTCATCCCCGGTGCGGGAAATGGCTGGGCTTTGTTTGAACAGCACGCCCGAGAGGAACCAGGAAGACCCTGCCATTGAGTACGTGAGATACGAGTCTGAGCTGCAGATGGCGGACATCATGAGGCTGATCACCAAGGACTTGTCAGAGCCCTACTCCATTTACACTTATAGGTACTTCATTCACAATTGGCCTCAACTCTGCTTCCTG GCAGTGGTGCAGCAGGAGTGCGTGGGGGCCATTGTGTGCAAGCTGGACATGCACAAGAAGGTGTTCCGGCGCGGCTACATCGCCATGCTCGCTGTGGACTCCAAATACCGCAGGAAGGGCATCG GTACCAATCTGGTGAAGAAGGCCATCTACGCCATGGTAGACGGGGACTGTGACGAG GTGGTGCTGGAGACGGAGATCACAAACAAGTCGGCCCTGAAGCTCTATGAGAACCTGGGTTTTGTGAGGGACAAGCGGCTCTTCCGCTACTATCTCAACGGGGTCGATGCATTGAGGCTCAAACTGTGGCTCCGCtag